In Alistipes ihumii AP11, a genomic segment contains:
- the dnaB gene encoding replicative DNA helicase has protein sequence MAKRYNPNENNAAAAAALTDQGALIPPQAIELEEAVLGALMLEKDAIIEIQGVLTPEAFYKEAHQTIYKAIMDLSMELKPIDLYTVSEKLRQTRKLTSVGGASYLAQLTQKVGSAAHIEFHSKIIAQKYVQRELIRAATEIQKKAYDESMDVTDLIDLAEGEIFKVSEGHVKRDVQKSRDIITKTLQVIEEASKREGGFSGVPTGFTHLDRLTLGWQPSDLIIIAARPSMGKTAFVLSLARNVAVDFEKGVAFFSLEMSAEQLMMRLIVGESGLDSRDVRNGQLTPDQWKHLETSIKPLAAAPLFIDDTPALSIYEFRSKARRLKTQYDIQLVIIDYLQLMTAQTDSRGNREQEVAMISRSLKAIAKELNIPIIALSQLNRSVESRGGNKRPQLSDLRESGAIEQDADLVAFIHRPEYYGLTVDEDGAPTQGMAEIIVAKHRNGAVDTIKLRFRKEQAKFMDYDDLSGEGYSAMDSSMNTEFGSAIGGGAGSLDKINDFGGYGEFGIPSGSGSGPGGLGGTFGAAPPDDEGSPF, from the coding sequence ATGGCCAAACGGTACAACCCGAACGAAAACAACGCCGCGGCAGCCGCCGCGCTGACCGATCAGGGCGCGCTGATTCCCCCTCAGGCGATCGAGCTGGAAGAAGCGGTACTCGGCGCGCTGATGCTCGAGAAGGACGCGATCATCGAGATTCAGGGCGTCCTGACGCCCGAGGCGTTCTACAAGGAAGCGCACCAGACGATCTACAAGGCGATCATGGACTTGTCGATGGAGCTCAAGCCGATCGACCTGTACACCGTCAGCGAGAAGCTCAGGCAGACCCGCAAGCTGACCTCGGTCGGAGGCGCGTCCTACCTGGCGCAACTGACCCAGAAGGTCGGCTCGGCCGCCCACATCGAGTTCCATAGCAAAATCATCGCGCAGAAGTATGTCCAGCGCGAACTGATCCGCGCGGCGACCGAAATACAGAAAAAAGCCTACGACGAGTCGATGGACGTCACGGACCTGATCGACCTGGCCGAAGGCGAGATATTCAAGGTGTCGGAAGGACACGTCAAGCGCGACGTGCAGAAGTCGCGCGACATCATTACCAAAACGCTTCAGGTAATCGAGGAGGCGTCGAAGCGCGAAGGCGGATTCAGCGGCGTGCCGACCGGGTTCACTCACCTCGACCGGCTGACGCTCGGCTGGCAGCCGTCGGATCTGATTATCATCGCGGCGCGTCCGTCGATGGGCAAGACGGCCTTCGTGCTGTCGCTGGCGCGCAACGTGGCGGTCGATTTCGAGAAAGGCGTCGCATTCTTCTCGCTCGAAATGAGCGCCGAGCAGTTGATGATGCGCCTGATCGTCGGCGAGAGTGGCCTCGACTCGCGCGACGTGCGCAACGGCCAGCTGACGCCCGACCAGTGGAAGCACCTCGAAACGTCGATCAAGCCGCTGGCCGCGGCTCCGCTGTTCATCGACGACACTCCGGCGCTGTCGATCTACGAGTTCCGCTCGAAAGCGCGGCGGCTCAAGACGCAGTACGATATCCAACTGGTCATCATCGACTACCTGCAGCTGATGACGGCCCAGACCGACTCGCGCGGCAACCGCGAACAGGAAGTGGCGATGATCTCGCGATCGCTGAAGGCGATCGCCAAGGAGCTCAACATCCCGATCATCGCCCTCTCGCAGCTCAACCGATCGGTCGAGTCGCGGGGCGGCAACAAGCGTCCGCAGCTCTCGGACCTGCGCGAATCGGGAGCCATCGAGCAGGACGCCGACCTGGTAGCGTTCATCCACCGCCCCGAATACTACGGGCTGACCGTGGACGAGGACGGCGCGCCCACGCAGGGCATGGCCGAGATCATCGTCGCGAAGCACCGTAACGGAGCCGTCGATACGATCAAGCTGCGTTTCCGGAAGGAGCAGGCCAAGTTCATGGACTACGACGACCTCTCGGGCGAAGGCTACAGCGCGATGGACAGCAGCATGAACACCGAATTCGGCTCGGCCATAGGAGGCGGAGCCGGCTCGCTCGACAAGATCAACGACTTCGGCGGCTACGGCGAATTCGGCATTCCGTCCGGCTCGGGAAGCGGCCCGGGCGGACTGGGAGGCACGTTCGGCGCGGCGCCTCCCGACGACGAGGGCTCGCCGTTCTAA